The Arachis ipaensis cultivar K30076 chromosome B07, Araip1.1, whole genome shotgun sequence genome includes a window with the following:
- the LOC110264205 gene encoding uncharacterized protein LOC110264205: protein MLPLACTRLGVRGAVRPGVLCLRTVVADERCLGLECCLVPCLAQRTGAPDPFHVWARAAVLVPLLCGSCVSYPVVWYPCLAPTFPLRSPLVGLRGEFQDTPVVLPVSALCAATVACVRVLFSLVRCTQLGWGLRSPSVPQMIRFLGKTPAAVSYESFPSRGASAARRAGSVTDATWLILPVVICLSQRVSHACVSMN from the exons ATGCTTCCGCTTGCCTGCACGCGCCTAGGTGTGCGGGGCGCGGTTCGTCCGGGTGTGCTGTGTTTGCGGACCGTGGTGGCGGATGAGCG GTGTTTGGGTCTTGAGTGCTGTCTGGTTCCTTGCCTCGCGCAACGAACGGGCGCACCGGATCCTTTCCATGTGTGGGCTCGAGCTGCCGTGCTCGTTCCACTGTTGTGCGGCTCCTGTGTTTCCTACCCCGTGGTGTGGTATCCCTGCCTTGCCCCAACCTTTCCTCTCCGGAGTCCCCTAGTGGGATTGCGGGGGGAGTTCCAAGACACGCCCGTGGTCCTACCTGTCTCGGCGCTCTGCGCGGCAACGGTGGCCTGCGTGCGCGTTCTGTTCTCGCTGGTGCGGTGCACGCAGTTGGGATGGGGTCTTAGATCCCCGTCTGTCCCTCAGATGATTCGGTTTCTCGGAAAGACGCCTGCCGCCGTGTCCTACGAAAGCTTCCCCTCGCGGGGGGCGTCGGCAGCTCGGCGCGCAGGGTCGGTGACGGATGCTACCTGGTTGATCCTGCCAGTAGTCATATGCTTGTCTCAAAGAGTAAGCCATGCATGTGTAAGTATGAACTAA
- the LOC110264204 gene encoding uncharacterized protein LOC110264204, with protein MLFVASPEPCPAALTRLPRALPLACTRLGVRGAVRPGVLCLRTVVADERCLGLECCLAPCLAQRTGAPDPLHVWARATVLVPLLCGSCVSYPVVWYPCLAPTFPLRSPLVGLPGEFQDTPVVLPVSALCAATVACVRVLFSLVRCTRLGWGLRPPSVPQMIRFLGKTPAAVSFESFPSRGASAARRAGSVTDATWLILPVVICLSQRVSHACVSMN; from the exons ATGTTATTCGTCGCTTCCCCCGAACCCTGCCCAGCGGCGCTGACTCGGCTACCTCGTGCGCTTCCGCTTGCCTGCACGCGCCTAGGCGTGCGGGGCGCGGTTCGTCCGGGCGTGCTGTGTTTGCGGACCGTGGTGGCGGATGAGCG GTGTTTGGGTCTTGAGTGCTGTCTGGCTCCTTGCCTCGCGCAACGAACGGGCGCACCGGATCCTCTCCATGTGTGGGCTCGAGCTACCGTGCTCGTTCCACTATTGTGCGGCTCCTGTGTTTCCTACCCCGTGGTGTGGTATCCCTGCCTTGCCCCAACCTTTCCTCTCCGGAGTCCCCTAGTGGGATTGCCGGGGGAGTTCCAAGACACGCCCGTGGTCCTACCCGTCTCGGCGCTCTGCGCGGCAACGGTGGCCTGCGTGCGCGTTCTGTTCTCGCTGGTGCGGTGCACGCGGTTGGGATGGGGTCTTAGACCCCCGTCTGTCCCTCAGATGATTCGGTTTCTCGGAAAGACGCCTGCCGCCGTGTCCTTCGAAAGCTTCCCCTCGCGGGGGGCGTCAGCAGCTCGGCGCGCAGGGTCGGTGACGGATGCTACCTGGTTGATCCTGCCAGTAGTCATATGCTTGTCTCAAAGAGTAAGCCATGCATGTGTAAGTATGAACTAA